Proteins co-encoded in one Gossypium arboreum isolate Shixiya-1 chromosome 11, ASM2569848v2, whole genome shotgun sequence genomic window:
- the LOC108474027 gene encoding uncharacterized protein LOC108474027 produces MKLKHVHLRTLLSFSPSPSSPSLYSFSIFISHFSTSHNQPLHSYSSSWRHEEVSRHVKVSVWWDFENCNPPVGFNVYKIAHMITSAVRANGIKGPVQITAFGDILQLSRTNQEALSSTGVNLAHVPQGGKNSADRSLLVDLLYWVSQNPPPAHIFLISGDRDFASVLHRLRMNNYNILLATSDSAPSVLCSAASIMWNWNALLKAENLTGKHYNHPPDGPYGSWYGHCKGPLDDPFLVEQPVCTQTEEFSESCSDSVPRKVPKAVIKHIQQILNSYPNGISIIDLRSELKKSNVSLDKNFYGYKKFSCFLSSLPHILRLQSERDGNYLIHGIFPKAGEPSKTSPCLSARPVCRTGDEHTVSSGSSGDGRRVDSGLNEKSRLHHSPEVNSGVASGKIQQTPSANGNLVKVTAEKPQEEVQQPLPVDQKTTEASNDQVPESLHNHVLEQDSASKVSFIRKVWQRWFGGSDYTRAGKDHDNLAGKDYDLPGKPGDSAYITEKRNNNTLKKCIEVSSDREGMKVECKEKSHVVPYSLTTSSSSNDSTFDTKATDEASENPSGKRAGLFNWIASWCKFWRSRKDSEVSSDQSYEKLNQTNTNTLKHEVFKQGSFWEDMEILIDSLRGSLFVTQSRTREELAENLLKEGPFVLRSLSNTDLLHLVDLLISDKKWIEECPSQASPFKITKAAGKSPSLGHSHASNGLRLIFMRTPSQANLQTEHEGEKKLQNIPHSGVSSTIPDKNSSDRSRFQVLSDCQNLVKDILKEHPEGHNVANFRKLFLERYGYPLDIQRLGYKKLVSVLKNVPGIKIESTYILPASMVPDDFGPEAAAGNIQENVSHALGELPDDATTKGDALDTTWDELGPVSNTTSTRNESQSGLGSKRMGTKATYPDYPSLSDDEFSDSEREISSAERSGLQQKPGVDEEDSSLLQILDSWYSSKKGKDKTDNSANSEGLVDCSEYDVKPSGAAGESMKTEKYLEDYGKKQRMQKKYSFVADPVGNDRDKLINVILGSLRKSSESRMKA; encoded by the exons ATGAAACTTAAACACGTACATCTTAGAACCCTCCTTTCCTTTTCACCTTCTCCTTCTTCTCCATCTCTATATTCATTCTCAATCTTCATTTCTCATTTCTCCACTTCCCATAACCAGCCTTTACATTCCTATTCTTCGTCGTGGCGCCATGAGGAGGTTTCACGGCACGTAAAGGTTTCAGTTTGGTGGGATTTTGAGAACTGCAATCCTCCTGTAGGTTTCAATGTGTATAAGATTGCTCATATGATCACTTCCGCTGTCAGGGCCAATGGAATCAAGGGTCCTGTTCAGATAACTGCTTTTGGAGATATTTTGCAACTCTCTAGAACAAACCAGGAGGCGCTTTCTTCTACCGGGGTTAATCTTGCTCACGTTCCACAAG GTGGAAAGAACAGTGCTGATAGATCACTTCTGGTTGATCTTTTGTACTGGGTTTCTCAAAATCCTCCCCCAGCGCATATTTTTTTAATCTCTGGTGACAGGGACTTTGCCAGCGTATTGCATAGATTACGGATGAACAACTACAATATTCTGCTTGCTACTTCAGATTCAGCTCCTAGTGTTCTTTGCAGTGCTGCCAGTATCATGTGGAATTGGAATGCACTGCTCAAAGCAGAGAATCTGACTGGAAAGCACTATAACCATCCTCCTGATGGTCCTTATGGTTCTTGGTATGGCCATTGCAAGGGGCCTCTCGATGATCCGTTTTTAGTTGAACAACCAGTATGTACACAAACTGAAGAATTTTCTGAGAGTTGTTCAGATTCTGTGCCTCGAAAAGTTCCAAAGGCAGTCATAAAGCATATACAACAGATTTTGAACTCATACCCAAATGGAATTTCTATAATCGACCTTCGTTCTGAGCTGAAGAAAAGTAATGTTAGCCTTGATAAAAACTTCTATGGGTATAAAAAGTTCTCCTGCTTTCTTTCGTCCCTGCCACACATTTTGAGGCTTCAGTCAGAACGTGATGGTAATTATCTTATACAtggaattttcccaaaagctggtGAACCATCTAAGACTAGTCCTTGTTTATCTGCCAGACCTGTCTGTAGAACTGGAGATGAGCACACTGTTTCTTCTGGGTCGAGTGGTGATGGCAGGAGAGTAGATAGTGGTTTAAATGAAAAGTCCAGGTTGCATCATTCCCCTGAGGTTAATTCTGGAGTTGCTTCTGGAAAGATACAACAAACCCCTTCAGCAAATGGTAATCTTGTTAAAGTAACTGCAGAGAAGCCACAGGAGGAAGTCCAACAGCCCCTTCCAGTTGATCAAAAGACTACTGAAGCATCTAATGATCAGGTGCCTGAGAGTCTTCATAATCATGTACTGGAACAAGATTCTGCATCTAAAGTAAGCTTCATAAGGAAAGTTTGGCAAAGATGGTTTGGTGGTAGTGATTACACACGTGCAGGAAAAGATCATGACAATCTTGCGGGAAAAGATTATGACCTTCCAGGAAAGCCTGGTGATTCTGCATATATCACTGAGAAACGAAATAACAATACTCTGAAAAAATGCATTGAGGTTAGCTCTGATAGGGAAGGAATGAAGGTAGAATGTAAGGAGAAGTCACATGTAGTTCCATATTCATTAACCACTTCTTCATCAAGTAATGACTCGACTTTTGACACTAAAGCAACTGATGAAGCAAGTGAAAATCCCTCCGGGAAGAGGGCAGGTTTATTTAACTGGATTGCCAGCTGGTGTAAGTTTTGGAGAAGTAGGAAAGACTCTGAGGTATCGAGTGATCAATCCTATGAAAAGCTAAACCAAACAAACACAAACACTTTAAAGCATGAGGTTTTTAAACAGGGATCCTTCTGGGAAGACATGGAAATCTTAATAGACTCACTTAGGGGATCACTTTTTGTCACACAGTCTAGGACCAG GGAAGAGTTGGCTGAAAATCTGCTGAAGGAAGGGCCATTTGTTCTTAGATCTCTCAGTAATACTGATCTCCTTCATTTGGTGGATTTGTTAATATCTGATAAGAAATGGATAGAAGAATGCCCCTCCCAAGCATCACCTTTCAAGATCACTAAGGCTGCTGGGAAGAGTCCCAGTTTGGGTCATTCTCATGCTTCAAATGGGTTGAGATTGATCTTTATGCGCACTCCATCACAGGCAAACTTGCAGACAGAACATGAAGGAGAGAAAAAGTTGCAGAATATTCCTCATTCTGGGGTTTCATCTACCATCCCTGATAAGAACTCTTCAGATCGTTCTAGATTTCAAGTATTGTCTGACTGTCAAAACCTTGTGAAAGATATACTAAAGGAACACCCTGAAGGACATAATGTGGCCAACTTCAGAAAACTGTTCCTTGAGAGGTACGGTTATCCTCTTGATATACAAAGGCTTGGTTACAAAAAGTTAGTATCTGTTCTAAAGAACGTGCCTGGAATTAAAATAGAGTCCACCTACATACTTCCTGCAAGCATGGTTCCAGATGATTTTGGCCCGGAAGCAGCCGCTGGTAACATTCAAGAAAATGTGAGCCATGCATTAGGTGAATTGCCTGATGATGCAACAACAAAAGGTGATGCTTTAGACACAACATGGGATGAACTAGGACCTGTGTCCAACACAACTTCAACCAGAAACGAATCGCAATCAGGATTAGGAAGCAAAAGAATGGGCACAAAGGCAACATATCCCGACTATCCTTCTCTCTCAGATGATGAATTTTCTGATTCCGAAAGGGAAATCTCAAGTGCAGAGCGATCGGGGCTACAACAGAAGCCTGGAGTAGATGAGGAAGACAGCTCTTTGCTGCAAATCCTTGATTCATGGTACAGTAGTAAGAAAGGTAAGGATAAAACAGATAATTCAGCGAACTCTGAGGGTTTGGTTGATTGTTCTGAATATGATGTCAAGCCGTCTGGTGCTGCTGGAGAAAGCATGAAGACCGAAAAATATTTGGAGGACTATGGAAAGAAGCAAAGGATGCAAAAGAAGTATTCTTTTGTTGCAGACCCAGTTGGTAATGACAGGGATAAGTTGATTAATGTAATATTAGGTAGCTTGAGAAAATCAAGTGAGTCGAGAATGAAGGCGTGA